Part of the Streptomyces sp. f51 genome is shown below.
GTGGACAACGACGCCGGCCGTCCGGTGACCCTGACCTGCACGCTGGTGGAGTGGGTCGTGTGGGGGGCCTTCGCCGTCGACTACCTGGTCCGCCTCGCGCTGGCCCGGGAGCGGCGCGCCTTCGTCCGCGGCCACTGGCTCGACCTGTGCGCCGTGATCCTGCCGATCCTCCAGCCGCTGCGGCTGCTGCGGCTGGTCTCCACGCTGATGCTGGTGGGGCGGCGCGCCCGGATGGCCTCGCAGATCCGGCTGACGACGTACGTCGGCGGCGCGGTCGTCGGCCTGCTGATGTTCGGCTCGCTCGCCGTGCTGTCGGTGGAGCGCGACTCACCGAACGGGAACATCAAGACGCTGGGTGACGCGGTGTGGTGGTCGTTCACGACGATGACGACCGTGGGGTACGGCGATCACGCGCCGACA
Proteins encoded:
- a CDS encoding potassium channel family protein, which produces MSEESAQARWELLTQRPLLVLAVAFALGYAVPIVDNDAGRPVTLTCTLVEWVVWGAFAVDYLVRLALARERRAFVRGHWLDLCAVILPILQPLRLLRLVSTLMLVGRRARMASQIRLTTYVGGAVVGLLMFGSLAVLSVERDSPNGNIKTLGDAVWWSFTTMTTVGYGDHAPTTGMGRVIAVGLMLSGIALLGVVTANIAAWFISRFDKDDVEERRQTAAIEELAAQVQALRAEVAALSCVPGILPHPVSAGSEEHSPG